In Micropterus dolomieu isolate WLL.071019.BEF.003 ecotype Adirondacks linkage group LG17, ASM2129224v1, whole genome shotgun sequence, one genomic interval encodes:
- the laynb gene encoding chondrolectin gives MHAFTGRPTFDWTDSAPSIIRLCLSKALKSGVRLSSQFILDFKVNRSAHSGEHVEMDFMKLFGTVIAVLFHPGSVSKVNGQRICRHGTERPCYKVSYIQDSRQRLTFEDARQACRLDGGDLLSIETESEQRLMERFIQQLQAGDGDFWIGLRRSPQQYRAGTTSPGCPSQYYWLDGSKAKFRNWHWDEPSCGEEMCVVLYHQPSAPPDEEGHFLFQWNDDNCNSKNNFVCKYPEKKVPVLTEKENTAHAVPSLRPSLFSTTESDKRVKIGLPEPSVSLSDNTLYVSYILYATIPALLLLLFAAAGFFCYKQRAKRRKTETESYPSRSKQWMSTTASPCATQGPYAFSDITKLPHTGLDSSMPADIMTKYFCTPSQDSQCDDYENVSCTDRESGFVTNDIYETCKAQSRRCHSQTGWVENEIYG, from the exons ATGCACGCCTTCACTGGTCGACCCACTTTTGACTGGACAGACTCTGCTCCCTCTATCATTAGACTGTGTTTATCAAAGGCTTTGAAATCTGGAGTTCGTCTATCAAGCCAGTTTATACTTGATTTTAAAGTTAATCGTTCAGCACACTCAGGCGAACATGTAGAGATGGATTTTATGAAGCTGTTTGGCACCGTAATCGCAGTTTTGTTCCACCCTGGATCCGTTTCTAAAGTAAATG GCCAAAGGATCTGTCGGCACGGGACAGAGCGCCCATGCTACAAGGTGTCCTACATCCAGGACAGCAGGCAGAGGCTGACCTTTGAGGATGCCAGGCAGGCCTGTAGGTTGGATGGAGGCGACTTGCTCAGCATTGAAACAGAAAGCGAGCAACGGCTGATGGAGAGGTTTATACAACAGCTGCAGGCTGGAGATGGAGACTTCTGGATCGGGCTCCGCCGCAGCCCACAGCAGTACAGGGCAGGGACCACAAGCCCAGGTTGCCCCTCGCAGTACTATTGGCTGGATGGAAGCAAGGCCAAGTTCAG GAACTGGCATTGGGATGAGCCATCTTGTGGCGAAGAAATGTGTGTGGTTCTGTACCATCAGCCCTCTGCGCCACCAGACGAAGAAGGTCATTTCCTGTTCCAGTGGAATGATGACAACTGCAACTCCAAGAACAACTTTGTCTGCAAATATCCTGAAA AAAAAGTACCAGTACTTACTGAGAAAGAGAACACAGCACATGCAG TTCCATCTCTGAGGCCAAGCTTATTCTCGACGACAGAAAGTGACAAGAGGGTAAAAATAGGCCTACCCGAGCCATCAg TATCGCTCTCAGACAACACCCTGTATGTTTCCTACATCCTTTATGCAACTATCCCTgctctactgctgctgctgtttgcagcTGCTGGGTTCTTCTGCTACAAACAGCGCGCTAAGAG gaggaagacagaaacagaaagctaCCCCAGCAGATCAAAACAGTGGATGTCAACAACAGCTTCACCTTGCGCCACGCAAGGACCCTACGCCTTTAGTGACATTACCAAACTGCCTCACACTGGTCTGGACAGCAGCATGCCAGCTGACATCATGACAAAGTACTTCTGCACTCCTTCCCAGGACTCCCAGTGTGACGATTATGAGAATGTTTCATGCACAGACAGGGAGAGTGGCTTTGTGACCAATGACATCTATGAGACCTGCAAAGCTCAAAGCCGCCGCTGCCACAGTCAGACTGGTTGGGTGGAAAATGAGATCTATGGATAA